The following are encoded in a window of Mangifera indica cultivar Alphonso unplaced genomic scaffold, CATAS_Mindica_2.1 Un_0008, whole genome shotgun sequence genomic DNA:
- the LOC123205552 gene encoding uncharacterized protein LOC123205552, which produces MKKSSKDVTGKSKSDIIRCKKHPKHQQSPGVCSLCLIEKLSKISTSSSSRVYSSTMESSSSPSSLSSYYSSSEASSCASPMHRYRFTTEGKNNISLSTLLFGSKNILKKSRSLVFVQGKEGDEHDNKKKKGGFLSKILRPRSKKMEAGLAHSRTIREITVTS; this is translated from the coding sequence ATGAAGAAATCATCAAAGGATGTTACTGGCAAATCCAAGTCTGATATAATTCGCTGCAAAAAGCACCCTAAACACCAGCAATCACCTGGAGTTTGCTCTCTTTGTTTAATAGAAAAGCTCTCTAAGATATCAACTTCAAGCTCTTCTCGTGTTTATAGTTCTACAATGGAATCTTCCTCATCTCCTTCTTCATTATCGTCTTATTATTCCTCTTCAGAAGCTTCTTCTTGTGCCTCTCCAATGCATCGGTATCGTTTCACAACTGAGGGGAAGAATAATATTTCTTTGTCCACTTTGCTATTTGGTAGCAAAAATATTCTGAAAAAGAGTAGATCATTGGTTTTTGTTCAAGGTAAAGAGGGTGATGAGCAtgataataagaagaagaaaggtgGGTTCTTGTCCAAGATACTTCGGCCAAGAAGTAAGAAGATGGAAGCAGGATTGGCGCATTCTAGGACTATAAGAGAGATCACTGTTACCAGCTAA